The genomic region AAAGGATGTACAAATCTTTATGAGTACCATCTCAAAAATAATTCctaaggaaattataaagaagattGCTAtccaaacattttgagaaatccAGGATTCTAGAAGGTCCCATAATGTCAAAAACGTACTATCTCCTAATCCACCCTGTAgggcttttttaaagaaataaaattgcttcaACATTATTATGTAGTATGTGAAATAGATTGTCTCATTCTGAAGTCCTCAATTTCAGATGCCCCAAAACACACAAAGGTGGTATGACCATCTCATAACCACATGCAACGCTCTGCCAGAAAAAAATTTCCAGGGCTGCTCAGAGTCTTATCAAGTGCAGCAGTGATTGTCCTGAGCCTAAGTCAAGTGAGGTACGTGTCATAGTGGGTGTTTAACTGAGCTCACATCAACTTACTTTAGCAATCATGAAAGTTCCTTGGTAAGACATGTATGGCGCTATAAGtagtttataattaaaaatttacaataaCCCCCTATTTATTTCACAATTCTGTAAACAATCCCCTAGCACAGTTGGAGCATCACCAccttgtaatttaaaaagtggagAACAAATTTGAATTGGACCTAACTATTTTCTATTACCACCAGGAACAGCATATATTATGCTTCTTTGTGATCAGGAGTATACGAATGTAGGGTTGCcacatttagaagaaaaacacCCAAAGTGGATGTCCCagtttaatttcagataaataccaaataattttttagtatgttCCATTGATACTATGTAGGACATATGATACCTTGTCTTTTATGGgcctattttttcttaaaatagaacaCCTCATATTCCTTTTTGCCAGAGAGGCCTGTTGGCGAAGTTCCTCTTCAACAATCTACTGATACGCCAAAAAACCAAAGTTAGACTTTGGAATGGTCTCCTGGTGAATTTCCTTTTCACAGTCTCTAGTGATTCCAAGGAGCAGCCACATGTGACACTTCCTGATGTCAGAATTAGGGTGGGGCAGAGCCAGATCTAATTACTGCTCACTTTCCTTCAAAGTCTAGCgcagtttaggggccagcccagtggaacagtggttaagtttgcacgttctgcttcggtggcctggggttcgctggttcggatcctgggtgtggacctacacactgcttgtcaagccatgctgtggcaggcatcccatacataaagtagaggaagatgggcacggatgttagctcagggccagtcttcctcagcaaaaaaaggagaattggcagcagatgttagctcagggctaatctttctcaaaaaattaaaataaaaatgtctccagtAGTTTAATCACAAGTAGACAAGAGAGTCTGGACTATCAATGAGAATGTTAATACTACCTTGGATTTACAGCACTTTCCCTTTGAGGATGTAATTAATTAATACTTTCTTTGCCTTTACTTATTCAAGGTGGGTTGAGGAAAGAAGTATTACTCTTTACACCAGAGTTAACTGTTTAGGCCTCCTCTATCACGTAAGTTTAACTGAGTGCaagatttattgagctcttactttCCCCAAATATTGGAGATAATGAAATCAATGCCACATCCTAAGTGTCAGAGTTTACAGTCTTCCCATCTACTGGACCATAGCCTGTATTTACTGGACCACAAGTATTTACAATCTTTATTTAGGTTTAACTGTGATCTTGGGGTTTGTCTTTGCAAAAGATAGCCCTCCAGAAGGCAAAGTAGGCATTCATTAGTTCTAGAAGAAACTTCAGCAGCTCCTCTGgatttttcttggataaatacacTCTCTTCTCTGACCCCACTCAAATATACAATCTGGATGATTTTATTCTGCTGGGTTTTTCTACAAAATTTAATGCAGCTGGCAAAATATTCAATTTCTCTTGCCTGATAGCAGACATTCTCTAATTCATTTAATGTTAACTACCTTAAAGGGATTCAGTGCTTTAATACTTTACTTTCTGGTTCCTTAGATCTTTCAGAGCTTTTTGGCACTGAATCCCTAATTAGTATAGCACAGAATAGCTCTTCTAAGAACCGAAAAGGAACTTCTGTGTATCACTCTTGCTGATGGCTTAAGTTTGCATACAGGTAAAGAGTATTCCCCCTCCAGGGCTCTGTCATATTTGTTACTTATGTACTTGCCtactaataaaaatacatttacctAGTTTTCAGCATAGACACCTCATTCCTTTATACTAGAAACCCTTCCACGTCAATCTCAAGTGAGCAGCATAAAAAGTAAATGCtagatttagtttttaaaatcacgaagacaaaaaataaagaacaccagAGAAACCCCATTCCTAACAGTAATatagacactacaagaaaacactcagaaaacaattctattaaagttttaaaaatccattatatCTACCAATGTCACATTTTTTGAACTATTTGGACATTGTGAACTaggtttttgttctttatgtATCAGGAAAAAGTCCCAATAACAGGTGTATAAGATAGCAATATAAAACCAGAGATTGCTCATAATAGTTAGAAATTCTCCTTCTGTAAATATCTTAGTTCatacaacaaatacttattatatAATGAATGTTTAAGGCACTGAAAAAGCCACTAAAAAGTGCTTTATGAACACAAAGATGAGTAAAAAACATTCCCTGACTTGAAGGACTAATATAATGCAAGTGGTATGGAGCAAATATGTCAATAACTTACTGAGAAGGCAGAGTgtgattaacaaaacaaagagaggaggaagatacTATGTGGGTTTGAAGGAGAGACACTTGATTGGGGTAATTCAAGGAAAgctgtagagagagaaagagaatttaagggccttaaaggatgagtaggattaGGTAGCAGGCAGACTAACAGAGAAGAAAGTttcaggaagaggagacagaaagattTGTTCCAAAATTCTGTGTTGTCCAGCTTAGCTGGAGTACTGTGTACAGGTGCAGAATATGTGGGAAAATAAAGCTGAAGTGTTGATAAGGCCTATTGTGGAGAGCCTTGAACTAAGGACTTTAACCTTAATAGTCACCTTTGAAGATCCACCAACACTTTTTGAGTTGGAGGTGTCAGTTGGTTTATTGAAGCAAGGAgacaataaaataggaaaatcaaTTAGGAAACAGAAAGAGGGGGTAGAATCAGACTTTGAGAGACTGCAAATTCAGGATTTGGcaactgaaataaataaagaaaatagattcAGAAGGGTGTAGAAAAGCTAATGGTTGGGGAGAAAGGATTTAAAGATAATCCTAAAGCTGGTTTGTCTAGGACGTTTTCTCAACCtgggcactattgacattttggactggatacTTCTTTCTTATGACTGGCTGTCCTGTGGACTGTAGGATGTTACCAGGATCCCTTTCTTCTACCTCTGAGATGACAGTAGCATCCCCAGTCATgagaaccaaaaatgtctccaggtgTTTTCGCGTCTCCCATGGGGCAAAACCACCCCcgcttgagaaccactggtctacaTGAATGGTTGTGCCATTAACCTGGGCCTACCAGAGGAAGTGCCAGGATAGCTCTCTGACCATAATCTCAAATTTGAAGGGGCTGCACATTCTCCCACCAAGGCATGGCAATCTGTGGAGAAGATGGGACCTTTTCACAAATGTTCATTTCAGCCTTAGACATATCACTCATATCTTTCTCTAGGAGTTAGATGTTCCCCACCCATAACTAGGGACACAGTTCTCAAACAACAAGCTGTTTCACCAATCAGGAACAGTAGTTTCTTATAGACAACTGAGagaaaaatcaactttaaatgACCTTCTACATTATCTCTATATTTGAAGTAGTATCTTTGAATGGTCATCCATATTATGCCTATAGTTTAATTTGAAAACTTGAATAACTACAGAGCCTGGttagcaaatttttaaatctttcattcaTTGTACTTTCATATTATGGTCTGCTTTATaagttttcctttgtattttcctttttctcattagTTTTGCTTCTGGTTTACAGTATTTCCCAATTCATTTTTACTTGTTAATAGACCATGATTTTATTTGTCAGCTCTGGATATTTTTTATCTGTGTATAGTATTTTGATATCAgtcttattttaattatgttatttttaaaaatttaggccTTGTTCAAGATATTATTTAATCCAAAAGTAACTATTATACCCTGAATGACACAGGAATTTTGATTTTGTAGTTGTACATGATTTCATCCTATAATATAAACAATTTGGACATTGTTATCTAGATTTTCATTCTTTATGCACTATgtggaaaaatcaacaaataattaaaatccatTGACTCCAACAGAGCTGCAGGAACGATGGACCTCAAAAATCTGCAAGCTGCCTAGGTTACCCTGGGGCCATCTGAAAGCCCTAACATTAGAGCAGTAGGGAAGCCAGGGACAGGAATTAATTTACTATAGAAAATCACTCCTCACAACAAatttatctatatctacatctaaaTATCATCAGCCTCATCACATTTTGTGGCCTTTATGGGAAATAAACTATGTTTCTAATATATAACTCAATACCATTCAAGTCCAGTCCAGGTAATACTTAAACTTCCTAAGACAAAATTAAGTGCTCTAACTCTGCTTAGATACAGCACAGATGCTAGTCCCACTATTTAGTCCTTATTTCATTCTCCCCTTAATGAGAGAGGTCTGGACATCAAGTTGTCCCACCATATTTAAGCTCCAAATGTTTACTCATCTTTGCAAAGCTAATGAGGCTTTGCCTCTAACAGGCCTTGAGTAAACATTTCTTGAAGGAACGTTATTTCATTCTAAAAACAACGTTCAGGGTCcccatatttgaaaatgtatcctcATTCCTATCCCTTGAGATTTATTAAAAGATTAGGTGAACAGATGTATACATTCTATAAAACTGACTAAATTTACTACAGTAAAGCaagtgttcttttccttttttaaagatgacACTGCTCTGAAAAATTAGAGTACTCTCAGTTGCACAGCAATGAGacaaaattttctttgtaaaattcaaatgtttaattttttcaaaactatattaatgaaaataaattatatttagaccatcttcaatatttgtatatcatctttatACAAATCTAACAGTGCTTTCAAAAGACATTAACTTCACAATTAAAACGTTTTAAAAATGGCGGAACATTAAAGAACATTAAATTACTCTGAAATATATCTCATAATGCTGAGAGGTATGCTCTTGTCAAATTAACTGTATTTGTATTCAAAATAACATGGCTTTTAACTAAAGACGattatttcttgtccatttcAGTGATTTCCTGGATCCAAAACAAaatctgtgtatttatttctttgaaaacatcatttgTTGACCGTCCTTTTACTGCCATGGAATGATTTGCCTTCTCAATCCAGTGGATTTTATTAGGAGCTTGCATTTTCTGTGCCACTTTTTCCAACAAgttctaaagggaaaaaagaagaggatacTAGACTAATGCTGTATTGATGTTTAATAAAGATTCTCTCCCGCCCCACCAATACTGGTATCCATTCaccaaatattcattaaatacctACTCTACAGACAACTTTTGAGGCAAGGGAATGTGCAAGGAAATGCCCACAGAAGTGGCAGTCCACGTCTCTCAGATACAGTACTACCACAGAACAGATCAAGTATTCACTACTGACGAtaaaaagttaagtaaattggAGCAAAAAAATCCTTCTAAAAATTTTTCCCCAAGGAAATTATACGCTCTGggaaatacattaatatttaataatatgtacAAGTTACTAACTTTTTCTTAAGAGTGAATTTTATAACAAATTGAAGAACCTGCTTGAATGCTGAAATGATAAACCAAACATAGTCTAGTAATCCCAAAATCACAAGATTCAGACGTTAATCCTTCATTTCCCAAATAAGAGTTAATCCATTTACCAACTCTCTTTCCAGGGAGATGAATTTTGTtagtatgtttatatttttaggttCTCCAAAGCAACAGGGTAACTAAGGCACAAAATTAGCATCCTTTTAAAGAGACTGACTTGTTGCAGGTAATTATCTTGTTCCCAAGACATTTCtgtctttcactctttctctctcagtcccACAAACATGAAGTTCTAATTCACCTTTTCACACATTTCATCTGCTGAGCCTGACACAAACAGGACAGGTTCTTTTATACGAAAGAGATCTTCATCTCTAAGTTTATGCTGCTGCTTTGGATGGTGCAGTGgataagaaatacaaatgagaCCTCGAACAAaatcatcagcatcatctggcTCAATATGACACATTACAGAAGCAGCTGCTCTTGAGCCCATTGAACGACCTAAAACCAATTAAAATTAAGTtaagtttaaaatgtaaacattcacATAAAGTAGTGGTGATAATGTGGCAAATTAGATTTCATTTACTGTTCATTCATCATATTTGTATATCAACAAATTACTTAACTCCAAAACATGGCAATTAACAAGCTGCAATACACATAATGCACATCTATAGCTTTAGGAAGAGCTAAAAACTAATCCTAAATCAAACTTTACAAAAAAGgacttatttttctaaagaatacTTAAAAGAGGTGAGGACAATCCTTGTGAAGGAATCATTTGAGAGAGAGTGATTCAGGgatataaataaaaggagagaactTTAAATtacaatacatatatatgacatttaaaatatgctttaaatatataaagtacattGATGTTATCTAAGGAAGTGacttaccaaaacaaaaaaatcctaaattagCTTCCTGTcatcaattaattttaattctccATTACCTATTCCTATATTAATATGagtatatttaaaaacaagtatTCACAAATATTGCAACTTACCTCCAAGGAAAACACCTGCAAGTTGGTATTCCCCTGAGGTCCTTAGGTAATTCTAgaaaaatccaccaaaaaattaTCAATTCTTCCATAAAATATTCCACTGGAAAACCAACATTTATTTCCCATCATTACTGAAATGTATGAAAATCTTTGCAAAGACAACCAGAAAATCTTAAGGATTCTTCTTGAATGAGATAACCAGTTATTTGCTCTTCTGGTCATGCCTTCACTATCAAATCATATGTTGGGTAGTATAGGCAAATATGTGAGCAAAAAATCACTTTACCTCTCTAAAAAAATTCaagtactaaaatatttttaaagaaaaaattatttttaaaaaagccagtAAAAGCTTCCAACTAATATAAAATTTggtaataataatactaagatcTAATTTAAAGCTCTGAAAAACTTAAACTTGAAATAATTTGgattaaaagaaatttcagattttttatccAGGGATTTTAGTTTCTAAATAATATACACAGAAAATCATGCTGTATTTGTACACTCATAGTACAGTGGGCAAAATATCCAGAACTATATTCTAAAGTTAtataattccattaaaaaaattacatcataAGTAGCTTCCTTGGCAGTATTGTGGAGGAACATTTAT from Equus przewalskii isolate Varuska chromosome 16, EquPr2, whole genome shotgun sequence harbors:
- the TEX30 gene encoding testis-expressed protein 30, with the translated sequence MSHTEVKLKIPFGNKLLDAVCLVPNKSLTYGIILTHGASGDMNLPHLMSLASHLASHGFFCLRFTCKGLNIVHRIKAYKSVLNYLRTSGEYQLAGVFLGGRSMGSRAAASVMCHIEPDDADDFVRGLICISYPLHHPKQQHKLRDEDLFRIKEPVLFVSGSADEMCEKNLLEKVAQKMQAPNKIHWIEKANHSMAVKGRSTNDVFKEINTQILFWIQEITEMDKK